ACCTCGAACGGTGCTGTCCACCAGCTTATTTCGGCGTGATACGACGAGTCATAGAGCCTCAGCGCCTCGGTGACCTGAGAGGTCTCCGCGAGTTGGGAACGCACGTCGTCGGCCAGCACGCACAACCGCACCGGATCGTCGACACTGCTGTGCAGCACGGCCTCGAACGGCTCCCAGGCACTCGGGGCAAAGAACGGCAACCGGTCGGTACGTCGCATCAGGATCGCGTTGGCGCGGTATCGCTGGATATCGCTGACCCGCTCGGCAGCGGTGAAGCCCATCGAGGCCAGATGCTCGGGTCGCTGCGGATCCGGGAACCGCTGCACCTCGGCCGTCCATCCGGCTACGTCCATCGCCACCCGCAGGTGATCAAGCACCGCCCCGCAACTGATCAGCGCCTCACGCGCGGATTGATCGCCGTGCACCGCGCGGTTCGGATCCAGGAACAGGTCCAGCCGGCCGGGCTCAGCCACCCACCGCCAGGGCTGGCTGTTGTGCAGCGACGGCGCGCGGCATGCCAATCGCACCGCTTCGGCCACTACTTCGGGCTTCACCAATGTGTCCACCATGACTCACCTCCACCTCACCTCACAGGTTCCCCGGGGGGCGGCCCGCTCGACAGGGCCGTTAGTCCCCGGGACGGTCGGCATTGGACCGTCAGCTCTCGGAACCCTCGCCGCGGTGCCGGACCCGGTACACGCTCACCTCACCCTTGATGCCCTTGAGGTGCCGCGCTCCCGCGAACGACCAGCGGAACGCATCGTCGTCGGCGAGCGCGGCCTGCACCGGCCCGGCGACCAGCACCGTGCCGGGCCGCGCCACCCCGGTCACCCGACTGGCGAGATTCACCGGGCTGCCGAACCAGTCCCCGACCCGGCTCACCGCCTCCCCCGCGGCGATACCGGCGCGCAGCCGCGGCAGCTCGCCGTCGGCCTCGGCGGCCT
This is a stretch of genomic DNA from Mycolicibacter terrae. It encodes these proteins:
- a CDS encoding Acg family FMN-binding oxidoreductase — translated: MVDTLVKPEVVAEAVRLACRAPSLHNSQPWRWVAEPGRLDLFLDPNRAVHGDQSAREALISCGAVLDHLRVAMDVAGWTAEVQRFPDPQRPEHLASMGFTAAERVSDIQRYRANAILMRRTDRLPFFAPSAWEPFEAVLHSSVDDPVRLCVLADDVRSQLAETSQVTEALRLYDSSYHAEISWWTAPFEVSDGIPQSALVSAAESDRVDIGRSFPVTHNRERRIEVGDDHSKIVLLSTASDAPEDALACGEALSTVLLECTMAGLASCPVTHLTEVPAGRAMLAGLAGRDDLPQVLIRVGGAPALEQVPPPTPRRPLADVLQLKY